From the Huiozyma naganishii CBS 8797 chromosome 2, complete genome genome, one window contains:
- the KNAG0B00390 gene encoding SAPS family protein (similar to Saccharomyces cerevisiae SAP155 (YFR040W) and SAP4 (YGL229C); ancestral locus Anc_3.547) translates to MSFWPFGASSNKSNINKVVKEYLGCLHRVAGEVHATGGVATVDSEDHIDAMIQANNSDVDDYSYDLAKIESLRVGGLAQQQQLLQRPLQNSTRSSVSSMLFLSNDSHGGGSGVAGNRGDTMSVLSARQKCSLNSSYIERILREDDLIDELMLPNNTLLDFICLGYFYEDADSDDADRISNNTARSNRYTRVQHIDFLIDRLLYCMDRIDETSSSIGGMTGHPNHDDDEDIITPKRTVEIDGGNEGVTLELHDIAKVKSRQRNIGDGSDGDNDDDDDDDDDDDDDDEEGVSRSIEGCDSQKQYNPLKEATVIAEIFSQENIWLISEMLLKTPSRIAKLWSIINHPRLNCERSPQLALFLKINESLLIARQEQYLNFIRNLPTLVDDILDHSNIPILFEFLLKLIATDKINYPTGIVDHVYNQDLIPKCLQFFNNDKHPPHIQACITDFLKALIEVSANVALDDMSIGPNKLTRQISSPENMDLILKIMLEEQDVALCNLVTVIIELIRKNNSDYDHLNLATLTLRENPPTPRDPIYLGYLLTAFTKKLPVLTKLLSGECTVQKDTMVNQIGERYRPLGIVRVKIIELVAELLHCSNMGTLNSIRCKHIAKERDVYRNQIEAERIETVNEDYYVNYEEFRLSDIEGNLPALETTVDEVDDSFEIPYVNLKQDKKIRDTRTVGDSFKIELFDTETIPKFIEIFLLHPWNNFWHNVVFDILQQIFSGRMDFSYNSFLVYQLFTLRNSRRFIPGIDIDNLDENPRSANPGLKDFRITQDLIVHGYELTYNFYEDNHMNYGYMGHLVLITEEIMKFSKLYKIQLISPDIFTILKDDTKWQYISTEILNDTRLMYGQILGGGGYVDDGNGNLIPQIPISSDPVATNDGEDHANSNDYEVPRTEVETTGKQDAADIKATQVTAQTTLLDPVTPTEDALKMLSTADLHNKLKILWKNDQQQL, encoded by the coding sequence ATGTCGTTTTGGCCGTTTGGAGCGAGCAGTAACAAGTCCAACATTAACAAAGTGGTCAAAGAGTATCTCGGGTGTCTGCACAGGGTTGCTGGGGAGGTGCATGCCACTGGTGGCGTTGCGACCGTGGACAGCGAGGATCACATCGATGCGATGATTCAGGCGAACAACTCGGATGTCGACGATTATAGTTACGATCTTGCCAAGATTGAGTCGTTGAGAGTGGGCGGGTTGGcgcaacagcagcagctgcTGCAGCGACCCTTGCAGAACTCGACGCGATCGAGTGTCTCGTCAATGCTGTTTCTCAGTAATGATTCACATGGGGGGGGCAGTGGAGTTGCCGGTAACAGGGGGGATACTATGTCCGTTCTCTCCGCACGACAGAAGTGCTCGCTCAACTCCTCGTATATAGAGAGGATCCTGAGGGAGGACGACCTGATCGACGAGTTGATGCTCCCGAATAACACGCTTCTCGACTTCATCTGTCTTGGGTACTTCTACGAGGATGCGGACTCGGACGACGCTGATCGCATTAGCAACAACACGGCCAGGAGTAACAGGTACACACGAGTCCAGCACATAGACTTTCTCATAGACAGGTTACTGTACTGCATGGATCGTATAGACGAGACGTCCAGTTCCATTGGTGGGATGACGGGTCACCCAAACcatgacgatgacgaagacATCATCACGCCGAAACGAACGGTAGAAATAGACGGCGGGAACGAGGGTGTTACATTGGAACTCCATGATATTGCGAAAGTAAAGTCGCGACAGCGCAATATTGGTGACGGTAGTGATGGTgataatgatgatgatgatgacgatgatgatgatgatgacgacgacgatgaggaagGCGTGAGTCGAAGCATAGAGGGATGCGATTCCCAAAAACAATACAACCCGTTGAAGGAGGCTACAGTAATTGCAGAGATCTTCTCACAGGAAAATATATGGCTTATCAGCGAGATGCTGCTGAAAACACCAAGCAGAATCGCAAAATTGTGGTCGATAATTAATCACCCAAGGCTCAATTGCGAAAGATCGCCGCAACTCGCactgtttttgaaaataaaCGAAAGTTTGCTCATAGCTAGACAAGAGCAGTACCTCAATTTTATCCGGAACTTGCCAACGTTGGTCGACGATATACTGGATCACAGCAACATCCCTATCCTTTTTGAATTCTTGCTGAAACTGATCGCAACGGACAAAATCAATTACCCAACGGGCATAGTAGACCATGTTTACAACCAGGACTTGATCCCGAAATGCCTGCAGTTCTTTAACAACGATAAGCATCCACCGCATATCCAGGCTTGTATCAcagatttcttgaaggCGTTGATCGAGGTGTCCGCAAACGTCGCACTGGACGATATGTCTATCGGCCCAAACAAATTGACGAGACAGATAAGTTCGCCAGAAAATATGGACCTTATCTTGAAAATTATGCTGGAAGAACAAGACGTCGCTCTATGCAACCTGGTCACCGTGATCATTGAGCTCATACGGAAAAACAATTCGGACTACGACCACCTGAACTTGGCAACGCTAACATTGAGGGAAAATCCTCCGACGCCAAGAGACCCGATATATCTGGGCTATCTCCTAACAGCGTTTACAAAGAAATTGCCGGTACTGACTAAATTACTCTCAGGTGAATGCACGGTCCAGAAGGACACCATGGTAAATCAGATTGGCGAAAGGTATCGACCGTTGGGTATTGTGAGAGTCAAGATTATCGAATTGGTTGCCGAGCTGCTACATTGTTCTAATATGGGCACTTTAAACTCCATTAGGTGTAAACACATCGCGAAGGAGCGTGATGTTTACCGGAATCAGATCGAAGCAGAACGGATTGAAACGGTAAACGAGGATTACTACGTCAACTACGAAGAGTTCAGATTGTCTGATATTGAGGGGAATTTACCGGCTTTGGAGACAACCGTTGACGAAGTGGACGACTCCTTTGAAATACCGTACGTGAACCTGAAACAGGACAAAAAGATACGAGACACCCGCACAGTCGGGGACTCGTTCAAAATTGAGTTGTTCGACACAGAGACGATACCCAAATTTATAGAAATATTCCTGCTCCATCCCTGGAATAACTTTTGGCATAACGTAGTGTTCGACATACTGCAACAGATCTTTAGTGGTAGGATGGACTTCTCGTACAATTCGTTTTTGGTGTACCAGTTATTTACGCTCAGAAACTCAAGAAGATTCATACCTGGAATTGACATCGACAACCTCGATGAAAACCCACGGAGCGCAAACCCCGGGTTGAAAGATTTCCGCATCACGCAAGACCTAATTGTTCACGGGTACGAATTGACGTATAACTTCTACGAGGACAACCACATGAATTACGGGTACATGGGCCACTTGGTGCTGATCACGGAAGAAATCATGAAGTTTTCAAAGCTCTACAAAATCCAGCTGATATCCCCGGACATCTTCACCATACTGAAGGACGATACGAAGTGGCAATACATTTCAACGGAGATCCTAAACGACACAAGGCTCATGTACGGACAGATCCTCGGAGGCGGCGGGTACGTTGACGACGGGAACGGTAACCTTATCCCACAGATTCCGATCAGCAGCGATCCAGTGGCTACAAATGATGGCGAGGATCACGCCAACAGCAACGATTATGAGGTGCCCCGTACAGAGGTCGAAACCACCGGGAAACAGGATGCAGCAGACATTAAAGCAACGCAGGTTACGGCGCAAACTACGCTTCTGGACCCAGTGACGCCAACTGAAGACGCCCTCAAAATGTTAAGCACGGCAGATCTGCACAACAAACTCAAGATATTGTGGAAGAACGACCAGCAGCAATTATAG
- the SHE10 gene encoding She10p (similar to Saccharomyces cerevisiae YFR039C and SHE10 (YGL228W); ancestral locus Anc_3.546) has protein sequence MRACLRVLLVSTLAVFALQRWCGDRAGLGGPGGPGGGAPCESVCDYVRLATWDERLQQWSPEVYGGRVAPAVAEWYRGWYVPRRGKYVEPVCSYVHEQWERSGVAARYEALKEKVQFYYGAVVRPRVAAFCRDYELDQAWEEQSTAMVIWFNEIRTKLHRAPKLEKLTTSTVFESSSSSSGTSGSGSDVSLDAGTETHTIHKKVTVHETATATSQSSLPDELQKREASSHHGQEDMNDEVVLDEREQLQEEINSWSQSIASKIDSIQRMFGREVARFLKKTTQDRELRVKPALQDYSQSMQLAFAEINKAIQDIECKVEVDSRSNEKIYFDKTGTRQLNKFISRESVREMFDEVKALDANITSFVESELNATMHDVNKTVENMREDYSYIFEEWSNVMVNEWTRRLVYADIVGVSLEDTDAETDPELLDVETQTEKNWKGFLGVKRSVVEKRDELVNHAVEMKPVQSFIKKVENTLQLLLRENGEYAYILRAKANLAFQEREKQERLAKEKEQQEQERKLEAERELERTSAETEVEPEAETEVQQNTAHGSTTAN, from the coding sequence ATGAGGGCGTGTCTACGAGTGCTACTGGTGTCTACTTTGGCGGTGTTTGCGCTGCAGCGGTGGTGCGGTGACCGGGCCGGTTTAGGTGGCCCAGGTGGCCcaggtggtggtgcccCCTGTGAGAGCGTTTGCGATTACGTGCGGTTGGCTACGTGGGACGAGAGACTGCAGCAGTGGTCTCCGGAGGTTTACGGCGGGAGGGTCGCCCCTGCGGTTGCGGAGTGGTACCGTGGGTGGTACGTCCCCCGTAGGGGCAAGTACGTGGAGCCCGTGTGCAGCTACGTGCACGAGCAATGGGAGCGGAGTGGTGTCGCTGCGCGGTACGAGGCCctgaaagagaaagttCAGTTCTACTACGGGGCTGTTGTGCGTCCCCGGGTCGCCGCGTTCTGTCGCGATTACGAGCTGGACCAGGCCTGGGAGGAACAGTCCACGGCGATGGTGATTTGGTTCAACGAGATTCGTACGAAATTGCACCGTGCTCCCAAGCTAGAGAAACTAACAACGAGCACTGTATTTgagagcagcagcagcagcagcgggaCCAGTGGTAGCGGCAGTGATGTCTCGTTAGATGCAGGGACTGAGACTCACACCATACACAAAAAGGTTACTGTCCACGAAACTGCCACTGCGACTTCTCAATCCTCCCTGCCTGACGAATTGCAGAAGAGGGAGGCCTCCAGCCACCACGGCCAAGAGGACATGAACGATGAAGTTGTCCTGGACGAAAGGGAGCAACTGCAAGAGGAAATCAACAGCTGGTCGCAGTCCATTGCGAGCAAGATCGACTCGATCCAAAGAATGTTTGGCAGAGAGGTTGCTCggttcttgaagaagaccaCACAGGACCGCGAGTTGCGCGTCAAGCCGGCGCTGCAGGACTACTCCCAGTCGATGCAGCTGGCGTTCGCAGAGATCAACAAGGCGATCCAGGACATCGAATGCAAAGTCGAGGTCGACTCGCGGTCCAACGAGAAGATTTATTTCGACAAGACGGGGACCAGGCAACTGAACAAGTTTATCTCCCGGGAGTCCGTGCGCGAGATGTTCGACGAGGTGAAGGCCCTAGATGCGAATATCACCTCGTTTGTCGAGTCGGAACTGAACGCCACCATGCACGACGTCAACAAGACAGTGGAAAACATGCGCGAGGACTATAGCTACATCTTCGAGGAGTGGTCCAACGTCATGGTCAACGAGTGGACCAGAAGACTCGTGTACGCGGACATTGTCGGTGTGTCCCTTGAGGACACAGACGCGGAGACGGACCCAGAATTACTGGACGTAGAAACGCAGACggagaagaactggaaggGATTCCTCGGGGTCAAACGGAGCGTAGTCGAAAAGCGCGACGAGCTGGTTAACCATGCAGTGGAGATGAAACCCGTACAGAGTTTTATCAAAAAGGTGGAAAACACTTTGCAGTTGCTTCTAAGAGAGAACGGTGAGTACGCCTACATCCTGAGAGCAAAGGCGAACTTGGCTTTCCAAGAACGTGAGAAGCAGGAAAGACTCGCTAAGGAGAAGGAACAGCAGGAGCAAGAACGGAAGCTCGAAGCGGAACGCGAACTGGAGAGGACGAGTGCCGAGACTGAAGTGGAGCCCGAGGCTGAGACCGAGGTACAACAGAACACGGCCCACGGTTCTACAACCGCCAATTGA
- the VID30 gene encoding glucose-induced degradation complex subunit VID30 (similar to Saccharomyces cerevisiae VID30 (YGL227W); ancestral locus Anc_3.544) — MDPIDRQFLSVLFPQYLMKQPIGSELVGLYNSHKWLLQKLCGKQDDCVSRGVIPQGTPLPVATKKEMWKGLMRLGVLGTLPYDSADDSYLVQLYQYFYPFNSLLEQFHINYDDTRGGLLVDTDQMEVDKTEEPNGRETAATEKLVGMDIYDTIGYRLPTRWEKPDNDRLNLSIKNLRVSLNKNWVELPKLESKPRTLSASSAGSNGNVIGTINQLNGLRNDNSAISSGSTSNNNNSSNSKTDYAFLSANESIPYRDLGVFYYEVTVESNADTNDPISSAIDVLLGFKYSSSAVLDLGIASNQPRRNTAATVSPMDRELDDDEEEDNDLENDVDYPDSVMSGDYTSRTYFKNKASTVYGSAYRGFFGYCSLDGKVYSGRHSSEYSSKLKVNDTIGCGFDFINSSIFFTKNGNYLGEAFVGLPESAFVPSIALKSSNGNYKNDFTLKTNFGLLEEFTFNIVGYCDQRKGECYANVVDIHSRKTAEPYPMDDTTFAKVTKPLLKWDRRWYDYSGGGDPMNTLSERDASLQDSLNYLINDYLVLEGMVDVAKSFLQDLREDCPEQDNSEESKVISRIESRICDQEKLVLLRQKLRKYVNDGALDKCVAYLNSEIPGLLESNAEVSFEIDLARFILGIMSGEPVARSIETGQDLSLKCSTNSAISEETRTWFQARLGNVSSLLAYEDPMTQAPKELMVYMTPEYLQERLFQEINASILSFNNESQESLLEQVIGSTRSMLGILQENSSDLYPLDGPALVNSAYYRGMNLDEDILKL, encoded by the coding sequence ATGGATCCGATAGACAGGCAGTTTTTGAGTGTCTTGTTCCCGCAGTACCTGATGAAGCAGCCGATAGGTTCTGAGCTTGTTGGGCTTTACAACAGCCACAAGTGGCTACTGCAGAAGCTGTGTGGGAAGCAGGACGACTGTGTGTCACGAGGGGTAATACCGCAAGGTACTCCCCTGCCCGTGGCAACAAAGAAGGAAATGTGGAAGGGGTTGATGAGGTTGGGCGTTTTGGGAACGCTGCCCTACGATTCCGCCGACGACTCGTACCTTGTGCAATTGTACCAGTACTTCTACCCGTTTAATTCCCTGCTAGAACAGTTCCATATAAACTACGACGATACTCGCGGGGGCTTGCTAGTTGACACTGATCAGATGGAAGTGGATAAAACGGAAGAACCAAACGGGCGGGAAACTGCTGCTACGGAGAAGTTGGTAGGGATGGATATATACGATACCATTGGGTACAGGCTCCCCACGAGATGGGAGAAGCCTGATAACGACCGACTGAACCTGTCGATCAAGAACCTCAGAGTTTCCCTCAATAAGAACTGGGTGGAGTTACCGAAGTTGGAGAGCAAGCCAAGAACTCTATCCGCGTCTTCTGCAGGTAGTAATGGAAACGTCATCGGCACGATCAATCAGCTGAATGGCCTGAGAAATGATAACAGCGCCATCAGCAGTGGCAGtaccagcaacaacaacaacagtagTAATAGCAAAACAGATTACGCTTTCCTTTCCGCAAACGAGTCGATTCCGTATCGCGACCTCGGCGTATTTTACTACGAAGTCACAGTAGAATCAAACGCTGACACCAACGACCCGATATCCAGTGCCATCGATGTTTTGCTCGGGTTTAAGTACTCCTCTAGTGCTGTGCTGGATCTTGGAATAGCGTCGAATCAACCTCGACGGAACACTGCAGCAACGGTAAGCCCCATGGATCGTGAACTggacgatgatgaagaggaagacAACGACCTTGAAAACGACGTGGACTATCCTGACTCAGTGATGTCTGGGGACTACACATCGCGCACAtatttcaagaacaaggcCTCGACAGTGTATGGTTCGGCATACCGCGGGTTTTTCGGTTATTGTAGTTTGGACGGTAAAGTATACTCCGGGAGGCATTCCAGCGAGTATTCGTCTAAGTTAAAAGTGAACGATACCATTGGATGTGGATTTGACTTCATCAACTCGAGCATTTTTTTCACCAAGAATGGGAACTACCTTGGTGAGGCGTTCGTAGGGCTCCCTGAATCCGCCTTTGTCCCGTCAATCGCATTGAAATCTAGCAACGGGAATTACAAGAACGATTTTACCCTAAAGACTAACTTTGGTCTGTTAGAGGAGTTCACTTTTAACATCGTCGGATATTGCGACCAACGCAAGGGTGAATGTTACGCGAATGTGGTGGATATCCATTCGCGGAAGACTGCGGAACCCTACCCAATGGATGACACCACTTTCGCCAAAGTCACGAAACCCCTGCTGAAATGGGACAGAAGGTGGTACGACTATTCAGGTGGTGGTGATCCGATGAACACTTTGAGTGAAAGAGACGCCTCGTTACAGGACTCGCTAAATTATTTGATAAACGACTATTTGGTACTTGAAGGTATGGTGGACGTCGCGAAGAGTTTTCTACAGGACTTGCGCGAGGATTGCCCTGAGCAGGATAACTCAGAAGAGTCAAAAGTGATCTCGCGCATTGAGAGCCGGATTTGTGATCAAGAGAAACTCGTTCTTCTCAGACAGAAACTTCGGAAGTACGTCAATGACGGAGCGCTGGACAAGTGTGTTGCGTATTTGAACAGTGAGATCCCCGGGTTGCTGGAGTCCAACGCAGAAGTGTCCTTTGAGATTGATCTGGCGCGGTTCATACTGGGAATCATGAGCGGGGAACCCGTTGCGAGGAGTATCGAGACGGGCCAGGATCTATCGCTTAAATGTAGCACGAACAGTGCGATCTCCGAGGAGACGCGGACGTGGTTCCAAGCGCGACTCGGAAACGTATCCTCTCTGTTGGCATACGAGGATCCTATGACGCAAGCTCCCAAGGAACTTATGGTGTACATGACTCCGGAGTACCTTCAGGAGCGGTTATTCCAGGAGATCAACGCGAGCATATTGTCTTTCAATAACGAGTCCCAGGAGTCCCTGCTGGAACAAGTCATTGGGTCGACAAGGTCAATGCTCGGTATTCTACAGGAGAACAGCAGTGATTTGTATCCTTTGGACGGGCCCGCGCTAGTGAATTCCGCCTATTACCGGGGGATGAACTTGGACGaggatattttgaagttatAA
- the OST5 gene encoding dolichyl-diphosphooligosaccharide--protein glycotransferase subunit (similar to Saccharomyces cerevisiae OST5 (YGL226C-A); ancestral locus Anc_3.543), translated as MAYEELFKDLQSTATVGPIIALDLQPRYAMVAAIVTLLLGSFALVVLYSNEGNKLSLSKISKYTLLSGLASVFFALATIFTSNSFGVYV; from the exons ATGGCATACGAGGAACTATTT AAAGATTTGCAGTCCACTGCCACGGTAGGCCCAATTATAGCTCTGGACTTACAGCCGAGGTATGCAATGGTTGCCGCAATCGTTACACTGCTGCTCGGGTCGTTCGCGCTCGTGGTGCTCTACTCCAACGAGGGCAACAAATTATCCCTGTCGAAGATCTCGAAGTACACTCTGTTGAGTGGACTAGCGAGCGTGTTCTTTGCTCTTGCGACGATATTCACTTCGAACTCTTTTGGTGTCTACGTCTGA
- the MTC3 gene encoding Mtc3p (similar to Saccharomyces cerevisiae YGL226W; ancestral locus Anc_3.542), which translates to MQQPLTRMLGFRRPFSYKSTCLQREVHQTRCDNTTSTTEYTPPDAINRAPEEWDRLLPAVQEEIKEYIDWTMTGDWRDMPARDTRYAYYLSYGSWGPRSPHGTARTASGAYIASRMLFNATLFAAVCVSLINWRRDRRHLVEESTV; encoded by the coding sequence ATGCAGCAACCTCTAACTCGAATGTTGGGATTCCGCCGGCCATTCTCCTACAAATCCACCTGCCTGCAGAGAGAAGTACACCAGACCCGTTGCGATAACACCACCAGCACAACTGAATACACTCCACCGGATGCTATCAACAGGGCACCGGAGGAGTGGGACCGTCTATTGCCCGCTGTACAGGAGGAGATCAAGGAGTACATTGACTGGACAATGACCGGTGACTGGCGCGACATGCCCGCGCGCGACACGAGATACGCTTACTATTTGTCCTACGGGTCCTGGGGCCCCCGTTCACCACATGGCACTGCCCGCACGGCCTCCGGAGCGTACATCGCCTCCCGAATGCTGTTCAACGCTACGCTGTTCGCCGCCGTGTGCGTCTCGCTGATCAATTGGCGCCGCGACCGCCGTCACCTCGTCGAGGAATCGACCGTGTAG
- the VRG4 gene encoding GDP-mannose transporter (similar to Saccharomyces cerevisiae HVG1 (YER039C) and VRG4 (YGL225W); ancestral locus Anc_3.538) translates to MSELKANPGHNPWASVANSGPISILSYCGSSILMTVTNKFVVNLENFNMNFVMLFVQSLVCTLLLVVLRLLGYAKFRSLNKTDAKNWFPISVLLVLMIYTSSKALQFLAVPIYTIFKNLTIILIAYGEVLYFGGSVTSMELSSFLLMVLSSVVATWGDQQAIASKAASSAVGSTAGESMLNPGYFWMFTNCISSAMFVLIMRKRIKLTNFKDFDTMFYNNVLALPILLVASFCVEDWSSANLATNLAKDSVTAMVISGMASVGISYCSGWCVRVTSSTTYSMVGALNKLPIALSGLVFFDAPRNFLSIFSIFLGFLSGLIYAVAKQKKQQAQAGRK, encoded by the coding sequence ATGTCTGAACTGAAAGCTAATCCAGGGCACAATCCGTGGGCGTCCGTCGCCAATTCCGGGCCGATCTCGATTCTTTCGTACTGTGGGTCGTCGATTCTGATGACCGTGACGAACAAGTTCGTTGTGAACCTGGAGAACTTCAATATGAACTTTGTGATGCTGTTTGTGCAGTCGCTTGTGTGCACCCTATTGCTTGTCGTTTTGCGGTTGCTTGGGTACGCGAAGTTCAggtctttgaacaaaactgACGCGAAGAATTGGTTTCCTATCTCCGTGTTGCTCGTGCTGATGATTTATACTTCTTCGAAGGCGTTGCAGTTCTTGGCTGTGCCCATTTACAccatcttcaagaacttgacCATTATTTTGATCGCATACGGTGAAGTGCTGTACTTTGGTGGCAGTGTCACGTCGATGGAATTGTCATCCTTCTTGCTGATGGTTCTGTCCTCCGTGGTGGCCACTTGGGGGGACCAACAGGCCATAGCGTCCAAGGCTGCTAGTTCTGCCGTCGGTTCTACTGCTGGGGAATCCATGCTCAACCCAGGGTACTTCTGGATGTTTACCAACTGTATATCCTCCGCCATGTTCGTGCTTATCATGAGGAAGAGAATTAAGTTGACAAACTTCAAGGATTTCGACACCATGTTCTACAATAACGTGCTTGCCTTACCTATTTTGCTTGTGGCCTCATTCTGCGTCGAGGACTGGTCCTCCGCTAACTTGGCCACAAACCTCGCAAAGGACTCCGTTACAGCGATGGTTATCTCCGGTATGGCCTCCGTCGGGATCTCGTACTGTTCAGGGTGGTGTGTCCGTGTCACCTCCTCGACCACGTACTCAATGGTCGGCGCTTTGAACAAGCTACCGATCGCTCTGTCGGGGCTTGTCTTCTTCGACGCACCAAGAAACTTCCTGTCCATCTTCTCCATCTTCCTCGGGTTCCTCTCGGGACTCATCTACGCCGTCGCCaaacaaaagaagcaacaggCGCAAGCGGGGCGCAAGTGA
- the SDT1 gene encoding nucleotidase (similar to Saccharomyces cerevisiae PHM8 (YER037W) and SDT1 (YGL224C); ancestral locus Anc_3.536), whose product MTVLEDDVQRYKESIEEQLLLNRQHLASLTHPGCRLNFELGPCSNGGDGDGTPTEGKVFLFDIDNCLYRSSTRIHDLMQQYIVRYFQHTLELDHATACEMNRRYYKEYGLAIRGLVMWHGVDAMEYNRMVDDALPLQDILSPDLELRQMLLQLRSSGKFEKLWLFTNAYRNHAVRCVSLLGVADLFDGLTYCDYAELDSIVCKPDVKAFDKVKKHTGVHSYEQFHFIDDSGNNVHTGLQLGMERCIHVVEHARDDMHDILGDSPEGASVVERITQLPLVAPELFTRD is encoded by the coding sequence ATGACGGTACTAGAGGATGATGTACAGCGGTACAAGGAGTCCATCGAGGAGCAACTGTTGCTGAACAGGCAGCACTTGGCGTCCCTGACGCACCCAGGCTGTCGGTTGAACTTCGAGCTTGGACCTTGTTCCAACGGTGGCGACGGTGACGGTACCCCCACGGAGGGGAAGGTGTTCCTGTTCGACATCGATAACTGTCTGTATCGGTCCTCTACACGGATCCACGACCTGATGCAACAGTACATCGTGCGGTACTTCCAACACACGCTCGAGTTGGACCACGCGACCGCGTGCGAGATGAACAGACGGTATTACAAGGAATACGGGCTTGCGATCCGCGGGCTCGTCATGTGGCACGGTGTCGACGCGATGGAGTACAACCGCATGGTCGACGACGCGTTGCCCCTACAGGATATACTCTCCCCAGACTTGGAGCTCCGCCAGATGCTTCTACAGTTGCGAAGCAGTGGGAAGTTCGAGAAGTTGTGGCTGTTTACGAACGCGTATAGGAACCACGCAGTACGGTGTGTGAGCCTTCTGGGGGTCGCCGACTTGTTCGACGGGCTCACTTACTGCGACTATGCGGAGCTGGACTCCATCGTTTGCAAGCCGGATGTGAAGGCTTTCGACAAAGTGAAGAAGCACACTGGGGTGCACAGTTACGAGCAGTTCCACTTCATTGACGACAGCGGGAACAACGTACATACTGGGTTGCAACTGGGCATGGAACGGTGTATCCACGTCGTCGAGCATGCGAGGGATGACATGCACGATATCTTGGGGGACAGCCCAGAGGGCGCAAGCGTCGTAGAGAGGATCACACAATTGCCCCTCGTGGCACCTGAACTGTTCACGAGGGACTGA